In Flavobacteriales bacterium, the sequence AAACTTCCATATCAAATGTGAGCGCAGAAGTGAAACCAAGATCGCCACCACACAAACGAAGCACACGATAGTGCAAACCAAGTTTGTCCAAGAGGCCCGTTACATGCGCCACCATCGTATCAAGTACTTCGTAGCTGGTTTCGGGCTCTACCACTTGCACCACTTCCACTTTATCAAACTGATGAAGGCGGTTCAATCCTTTCACATCCTTTCCGTAAGAGCCCGCTTCTCTTCGGAAACATGGAGAATAAGCAGTCAGCTTCTTCGGAAGTTCATCTGTATTCAGAATCACATCGCGGAAAATGTTTGTCAACGGCACTTCTGCTGTTGGAATCATGTAGAGGTTGTCTTCCTCCATGTGATACATCTGCCCTTCTTTATCAGGCAATTGTCCTGTTCCGAAACCAGAGGCTTCGTTCACCACAAATGGTGGAATGTATTCCTTGTAACCAGCGTCTCTCGCTTCATCTAAGAAGTAATTGATGAGCGATCTTTGCAATCTGGCTCCTTTTCCAATATAAACTGGAAACCCAGCACCTGTGATCTTCACTCCTAATTCAAAATCAACGAGATCGTATTTCTTCACCAACTCCCAATGCGGAGCTGGCTCAAACCCAAAACTTGGTTTGGCCCCATGTGTTGAAACCACTTCGTTATCCGTATCAGATTTTCCCTTCGGGACGCTTGTATGCGGAAGGTTAGGAAGTTGATATAGCAATTGATTTAACTCCTGCTGAACCTGATTCATCGTTTCCTGTAAAGCAGA encodes:
- the serS gene encoding serine--tRNA ligase; translated protein: MLQTTYIQENKQDVIDRLAVRGIDAAATVNQIIALDDKRKSTQTDLDATLAESNQLAKEIGGLFKQGKAEEANAAKTKAAELKEQSSALQETMNQVQQELNQLLYQLPNLPHTSVPKGKSDTDNEVVSTHGAKPSFGFEPAPHWELVKKYDLVDFELGVKITGAGFPVYIGKGARLQRSLINYFLDEARDAGYKEYIPPFVVNEASGFGTGQLPDKEGQMYHMEEDNLYMIPTAEVPLTNIFRDVILNTDELPKKLTAYSPCFRREAGSYGKDVKGLNRLHQFDKVEVVQVVEPETSYEVLDTMVAHVTGLLDKLGLHYRVLRLCGGDLGFTSALTFDMEVWSGGQDRWLEVSSVSNFETFQANRLKLRYRKGSDKPQLAHTLNGSALALPRIMAALIENNQTENGIEIPEVLHKYTGFDRID